One Mycolicibacterium parafortuitum DNA segment encodes these proteins:
- a CDS encoding DUF1989 domain-containing protein — protein MVERFRVGPGSVTAVTVFAGDRLEVVDQYGRQPAELTVLAADPRAVADAVPDAVPDTAASVLRRLEPGPDENGYAAARILTLLARHRVDQQRSTATRLFGEHSPAGSRAAFRVDADAVALIAAPAVPMLLSADDPNPPSEVRVEVHRADPRRVEVPELPPPLAEPLFDLRIDAATASSYQVREGQFIQVIDVAGRQCSDFLAFDARALGDGGEFGLDATTTRTIGGGAYPQPGLAGKFFDSRARPLVEVVRDTVGRHDTFALACTAKYYADMGYPGHVNCTDNFNAELSRFGVAPRQGWPALNLFYNTVFDAAHQLISDEPWSRPGDYVLFRASTDLVCASSACPDDIDPANGWVPTDIHVRVYDSTRRFSVAVGHRLTPDSEPVLTKPTAFAARTGALTTNVTEYNGFWLPNSFDNHGPHQEYWACRERVAVMDLSALRKFEVLGPDAEALLQATLTRDIRRLSRGQVVYSAMCTESGGVVDDCTVLRLGDNNFRFIGGDPYDGIWLRTQAERLGLHQVWIKDSTDHMHNLAVQGPSSRDLLAELIWSPPGQPALRDLGWFRFLIGRLDGPDGPALVVSRTGYTGELGYELWVNPTDAETVWDRVADAGLRYGLAPLGLEALEMLRVEAGLVAAGHEFDDQTDPFEAGIGFTVPLKTKADDFLGRDALVERKAHPQRVLVGLRLDGNDTAAHGDCVHLGRTQVGVVTSAVRSPVLRASIALCRIAVTHAQPGTRVEIGKLDGHRKRIPATVTTIPFYDPDKTRPRS, from the coding sequence GTGGTCGAACGCTTCCGGGTGGGACCGGGATCGGTCACCGCCGTCACGGTGTTCGCCGGAGACCGACTTGAGGTCGTCGACCAGTACGGCCGCCAACCCGCCGAACTGACGGTGCTGGCCGCCGATCCGCGCGCAGTCGCTGACGCGGTCCCGGATGCCGTGCCCGACACGGCCGCGTCCGTGTTGCGCCGCCTCGAGCCCGGCCCCGACGAGAACGGTTACGCCGCAGCGCGGATCCTGACCCTGCTGGCCCGCCACCGGGTCGATCAGCAGCGGTCGACGGCGACGCGGTTGTTCGGCGAGCACTCCCCCGCCGGGTCGCGCGCGGCGTTCCGCGTCGACGCCGACGCCGTCGCGCTGATCGCCGCTCCCGCCGTCCCGATGCTGCTGAGCGCCGACGATCCGAACCCGCCGTCGGAGGTGCGGGTCGAGGTGCACCGCGCCGACCCCCGTCGCGTCGAGGTGCCGGAATTGCCGCCGCCGCTGGCCGAACCGCTGTTCGACCTGCGGATCGACGCCGCGACCGCGTCGTCCTACCAGGTGCGTGAGGGTCAGTTCATCCAGGTCATCGACGTGGCCGGACGGCAGTGTTCGGACTTCCTCGCCTTCGACGCGCGCGCGCTCGGCGACGGCGGCGAGTTCGGGCTCGACGCCACCACCACCCGCACCATCGGCGGCGGCGCGTACCCGCAACCCGGGCTGGCCGGCAAGTTCTTCGACTCCCGGGCACGCCCGCTGGTGGAGGTGGTCCGCGACACCGTCGGCCGCCACGACACGTTCGCGCTCGCGTGCACCGCGAAGTACTACGCCGACATGGGCTATCCAGGCCACGTCAACTGCACCGACAACTTCAACGCGGAGCTGTCCCGTTTCGGCGTCGCGCCCCGGCAGGGCTGGCCGGCGTTGAACCTGTTCTACAACACCGTGTTCGACGCCGCGCATCAGCTGATCAGCGACGAACCGTGGTCGCGTCCCGGCGATTACGTGCTGTTCCGGGCGTCGACGGATCTGGTGTGCGCGTCCTCGGCGTGCCCGGACGACATCGATCCGGCCAACGGCTGGGTGCCGACCGACATCCACGTCCGCGTCTACGACTCCACGAGGAGGTTCTCTGTGGCGGTGGGTCACCGGCTGACACCGGATTCCGAGCCCGTGCTGACCAAACCCACCGCGTTCGCGGCCCGCACCGGCGCACTGACGACCAACGTCACCGAGTACAACGGCTTTTGGCTGCCCAACAGCTTCGACAACCACGGTCCGCACCAGGAGTACTGGGCGTGCCGGGAACGCGTCGCGGTGATGGATCTGTCGGCGCTGCGCAAGTTCGAGGTGCTCGGCCCCGACGCCGAGGCACTGCTGCAGGCCACGCTGACCCGCGACATCCGCCGCCTCTCCCGGGGCCAGGTCGTCTACTCGGCGATGTGCACCGAGTCCGGCGGCGTCGTCGACGACTGCACGGTGCTTCGCCTCGGCGACAACAACTTCCGCTTCATCGGCGGCGACCCGTACGACGGGATCTGGCTGCGCACCCAGGCCGAGCGCCTCGGCCTGCACCAGGTGTGGATCAAGGACTCGACCGATCACATGCACAACCTCGCGGTGCAGGGTCCGTCGAGCCGCGACCTGCTCGCCGAGCTGATCTGGAGCCCGCCGGGACAACCCGCGCTGCGCGACCTCGGCTGGTTCCGCTTCCTGATCGGGCGCCTCGACGGCCCGGACGGGCCGGCGCTGGTGGTCTCGCGCACCGGCTACACCGGAGAGCTCGGCTACGAGCTGTGGGTGAATCCCACTGACGCCGAGACGGTGTGGGACCGAGTCGCAGATGCCGGCCTGCGCTACGGGCTGGCACCGCTGGGACTCGAGGCGCTGGAGATGCTGCGCGTCGAGGCCGGATTGGTCGCCGCGGGCCACGAATTCGACGACCAGACCGACCCGTTCGAGGCCGGCATCGGGTTCACCGTGCCACTGAAGACCAAGGCCGACGACTTCCTCGGCCGCGACGCACTCGTCGAACGCAAGGCGCACCCGCAGCGTGTCCTGGTGGGGTTGCGGCTGGACGGTAACGACACCGCCGCACACGGGGACTGCGTGCACCTCGGCCGTACGCAGGTCGGGGTCGTCACGAGCGCGGTCCGCTCGCCGGTCCTGCGGGCCAGCATCGCCCTGTGCCGCATCGCCGTCACGCACGCCCAGCCGGGAACCCGTGTCGAGATCGGCAAGCTCGACGGCCACCGCAAACGAATCCCGGCCACCGTCACCACGATTCCGTTCTACGACCCCGACAAGACCCGCCCGCGGTCATGA
- the recD gene encoding exodeoxyribonuclease V subunit alpha has protein sequence MSIDAFTELFEPADIHVAHRLTALGKDDDARVALAVALAVRALRSGSVCVDLRAVADQIAVPGLPWPDPREWLAAVAASPLTDAKVLRLYSDSSADLLYLDRYWREEEQVCDDVTALLAAPPRTAVPNIARLFPAGWEEQRAAAEAALTQSLTVLTGGPGTGKTTTVARLLAAIAEQADVAGRPAPRMALAAPTGKAAARLQDAVAAEVAKLTDVDRGRLSGLRATTLHRLLGSRAGTSSRFRHHRGNRLPHDVIVVDETSMVSLTMMARLLEAVRPDARLLFVGDPDQLASVDAGAVLADLVDGLGSAGVVELKTSHRFGETIGALAVAIRGGDADAVIEVLRGGGDAIGWLDTDDASGALRTPLVDRAADLRQAALLGDVAAALDVLDGHRLLCAHRRGPFGVTHWNRQIERWLAERTGQSVWSPWYPGRPLLVTANDYGLGVYNGDTGVVVAAPDGLRAHIGSASASRQLAPGRLGEVETMFAMTIHKSQGSQADEVTVLMPPEDSRLLTRELFYTAVTRAKKRVLVAGTEASVRAAVDRRAVRASGLARRLTSR, from the coding sequence ATGAGCATCGACGCGTTCACCGAACTGTTCGAACCGGCCGACATCCATGTCGCGCACCGGCTCACCGCGCTGGGCAAGGACGACGACGCCCGCGTCGCGCTCGCGGTCGCGCTGGCGGTGCGCGCGCTGCGCAGCGGATCGGTGTGCGTGGACCTGCGCGCGGTCGCCGACCAGATCGCCGTGCCCGGCCTGCCGTGGCCGGATCCGCGGGAGTGGCTCGCCGCGGTGGCGGCCAGCCCGCTGACCGACGCGAAGGTGCTGCGGTTGTACTCGGACTCCTCGGCGGATCTGCTCTACCTCGACCGCTACTGGCGCGAAGAGGAACAGGTGTGTGACGACGTCACGGCGCTGCTGGCGGCGCCGCCGCGCACCGCGGTGCCGAACATCGCGCGGCTGTTCCCGGCCGGCTGGGAGGAGCAGCGGGCCGCCGCCGAGGCCGCGCTGACGCAGTCGCTGACCGTACTGACCGGCGGCCCCGGCACCGGCAAGACCACCACCGTCGCGCGGCTGCTGGCGGCGATCGCCGAGCAGGCCGACGTGGCCGGCCGGCCCGCGCCCCGGATGGCGCTGGCCGCACCGACCGGCAAGGCCGCCGCGCGGCTGCAGGACGCGGTCGCGGCCGAGGTCGCCAAGCTCACCGACGTCGATCGGGGCCGGCTGTCCGGGCTGCGCGCCACCACGCTGCACCGGCTGCTCGGAAGCCGGGCCGGCACGTCGTCGCGGTTCCGCCACCATCGCGGTAACCGGTTGCCGCACGACGTGATCGTCGTCGACGAGACCTCGATGGTGTCGCTGACGATGATGGCGCGGCTTCTCGAGGCCGTCCGTCCGGATGCCCGGCTGCTGTTCGTCGGCGACCCCGACCAGCTGGCGTCGGTGGACGCCGGGGCGGTGCTCGCCGATCTGGTGGACGGACTCGGCAGCGCCGGGGTGGTGGAGCTCAAGACGTCGCACCGGTTCGGCGAGACGATCGGCGCGCTGGCCGTCGCGATCCGCGGCGGCGACGCCGACGCGGTGATCGAGGTGCTGCGCGGCGGCGGTGACGCGATCGGGTGGCTGGACACCGATGATGCTTCAGGCGCGTTGCGCACCCCGCTGGTGGACCGGGCCGCCGACCTGCGGCAGGCGGCTCTGCTCGGCGACGTGGCCGCCGCGCTCGACGTCCTCGACGGGCACCGGCTGCTGTGCGCGCACCGGCGCGGGCCGTTCGGGGTCACGCACTGGAACCGGCAGATCGAACGCTGGCTGGCCGAGCGCACCGGGCAGTCGGTCTGGTCACCCTGGTATCCGGGCCGCCCGCTGCTGGTGACGGCCAACGACTACGGGCTCGGGGTGTACAACGGCGACACCGGCGTCGTCGTCGCGGCGCCGGACGGGCTGCGCGCCCACATCGGGTCGGCCTCGGCGTCGCGGCAGCTGGCGCCGGGCCGGCTCGGCGAGGTCGAGACGATGTTCGCGATGACCATCCACAAGAGCCAGGGCAGCCAGGCCGACGAGGTCACCGTGCTGATGCCGCCGGAGGACTCGCGGCTGCTGACCCGTGAGCTGTTCTACACCGCCGTCACCCGCGCGAAGAAGCGCGTCCTCGTCGCCGGGACGGAGGCCTCGGTGCGCGCCGCGGTGGACCGGCGCGCGGTCCGCGCCTCCGGGCTGGCCCGCCGGCTCACCAGCCGCTGA
- a CDS encoding lysylphosphatidylglycerol synthase transmembrane domain-containing protein — protein sequence MRVDGRDVAVSGSLLQPLTRRTNDIVRLSIAGVLLVVVVTSSLITRYEWEALEKSISGIVGVLSPAQSNTVYLIYGVAILALPFVILIGLIAARQWKLFGAYAAAGVIAILALSITGNGIAAPRWHFDLSERLDTVLSQFLDDPRWIAMLAAVLTVSGPWLPARWRRWWWALLLAFVPIHLVVSAVVPARSLLGLSVGWFVGALVVLVSGTPALEVPLDGAVRALIRRGFEPAALRVVRPAGRGPLVLDAAAAAAAGAEPEIAIVELYGPHQRGGGFLRQFWVKLRLRDDETAPIQTSMRRAVEHRALMALAVGNLGMANTSPIAVATLERGWTIYAHKPAHGTPLALCAEETPVARVWDSLGVLHSQQISHGDLRRNKITVVDGTPVFGGFAYAEYGASEAHLHTDIAQLLVTTADLYGAPKAVAAAITVFGNDVVLAASRRLTKAAVPKRVRDSVWDASSAMAKLRDEVKFQTGADQIKTATITRFTRNQVIQMVLLVALVYVAYPFISSAPVFFSELRSANWWWALLGLAVSALKYVGAAAALWACADGMVKFRSLTVMQVANTFAATTTPAGVGGLALSTRFLQKGGLGALRATTAVALQQSVQVITHITLLILFSAVAGASANLSRFVPSATVLYLIAGVVLGAVGVSLFVPKLRHWLATAVRPKLKEVMDDLALLAREPKRLALIVLGCAATTLGAALALWASIEAFGGDASFVTVTIVTMVGGTLASAAPTPGGVGAVEAALIGGLAAFGVPAAVAVPAVLLYRILTCWLPVFVGWPIMRWLTKNDMV from the coding sequence ATGCGAGTTGACGGGCGGGACGTGGCTGTCTCGGGCAGCCTGCTCCAGCCGCTGACCCGGCGCACCAATGACATCGTCCGGCTGTCCATCGCCGGGGTGCTCCTGGTCGTCGTCGTCACCAGCTCGCTGATCACCCGCTACGAGTGGGAAGCCCTGGAGAAGTCCATCTCGGGGATCGTCGGGGTGCTCAGCCCCGCACAGTCCAACACCGTCTATCTGATCTACGGCGTCGCGATCCTGGCGCTGCCGTTCGTCATCCTGATCGGGCTGATCGCGGCCCGGCAGTGGAAGCTGTTCGGCGCGTACGCGGCCGCAGGGGTGATCGCGATCCTGGCGCTGTCGATCACCGGCAACGGTATCGCGGCACCGCGCTGGCACTTCGACCTGTCCGAGCGGCTGGACACCGTGCTGTCGCAGTTCCTCGACGATCCGCGCTGGATCGCGATGCTCGCCGCGGTGCTGACCGTGTCCGGGCCGTGGCTGCCCGCGCGGTGGCGGCGCTGGTGGTGGGCGCTGCTGCTGGCGTTCGTCCCGATCCACCTGGTGGTGTCGGCGGTGGTGCCGGCCCGCTCACTGCTCGGGCTGTCCGTCGGCTGGTTCGTCGGCGCGCTGGTGGTGCTGGTCAGCGGCACCCCGGCGCTGGAGGTCCCGCTCGACGGCGCGGTGCGCGCGCTGATCCGGCGCGGTTTCGAGCCGGCGGCGCTGCGCGTGGTGCGCCCGGCGGGCCGGGGCCCGCTGGTGCTGGACGCGGCCGCGGCCGCGGCCGCGGGCGCCGAACCCGAGATCGCGATCGTCGAGCTGTACGGCCCGCACCAGCGCGGCGGCGGCTTCCTGCGGCAGTTCTGGGTCAAGCTGCGGCTGCGCGACGACGAGACCGCGCCGATCCAGACCTCGATGCGCCGCGCCGTCGAGCACCGCGCGCTGATGGCGCTGGCCGTCGGCAACCTCGGCATGGCGAACACGTCGCCGATCGCGGTGGCCACGCTCGAGCGCGGCTGGACGATCTACGCGCACAAACCCGCCCACGGCACCCCGCTGGCGCTGTGCGCCGAGGAGACCCCGGTCGCACGGGTGTGGGATTCCCTCGGCGTGTTGCACAGCCAGCAGATCTCGCACGGCGATCTGCGCCGCAACAAGATCACCGTCGTCGACGGCACCCCGGTGTTCGGCGGCTTCGCCTACGCCGAGTACGGCGCCTCGGAAGCCCATCTGCACACCGACATCGCCCAGCTGCTCGTCACCACCGCCGACCTGTACGGCGCCCCGAAGGCCGTCGCCGCCGCGATCACCGTGTTCGGCAACGACGTGGTGCTGGCCGCGTCGCGGCGGCTCACCAAGGCCGCCGTACCCAAACGGGTGCGGGATTCGGTGTGGGACGCCAGTTCGGCGATGGCCAAGCTGCGCGACGAGGTGAAGTTCCAGACCGGCGCCGACCAGATCAAGACCGCGACGATCACCCGCTTCACCCGCAATCAGGTGATCCAGATGGTGCTGCTGGTCGCGCTGGTCTACGTCGCGTACCCGTTCATCAGCTCGGCGCCGGTGTTCTTCTCCGAGCTGCGGTCGGCCAACTGGTGGTGGGCGCTGCTCGGGCTCGCGGTGTCGGCGCTGAAGTACGTCGGCGCGGCCGCCGCACTGTGGGCGTGTGCCGACGGCATGGTGAAGTTCCGGTCGCTGACCGTGATGCAGGTGGCGAACACGTTCGCCGCGACGACGACGCCCGCCGGGGTCGGCGGGCTCGCGCTGAGCACCCGGTTCCTGCAGAAGGGCGGGCTCGGCGCGCTGCGCGCCACCACCGCGGTGGCACTGCAGCAGTCGGTGCAGGTGATCACTCACATCACGCTGCTGATCCTGTTCTCCGCGGTGGCGGGGGCGTCGGCGAACCTGTCCCGGTTCGTGCCGAGCGCGACGGTGCTGTACCTGATCGCCGGTGTGGTGCTCGGCGCGGTCGGGGTGTCGCTGTTCGTGCCCAAGTTGCGGCACTGGCTGGCCACCGCGGTGCGCCCGAAGCTCAAAGAGGTGATGGACGACCTCGCGCTGCTGGCGCGGGAACCCAAGCGGCTCGCGCTGATCGTGTTGGGTTGCGCGGCAACCACCCTCGGTGCGGCGCTGGCGCTGTGGGCCAGTATCGAGGCGTTCGGCGGCGACGCCAGCTTCGTCACCGTCACGATCGTGACGATGGTCGGCGGCACACTGGCGTCGGCGGCCCCGACTCCCGGCGGTGTCGGGGCGGTGGAGGCCGCGCTGATCGGCGGTCTGGCCGCGTTCGGCGTCCCGGCCGCCGTCGCGGTGCCCGCGGTGCTGCTGTACCGGATCCTGACCTGCTGGCTGCCGGTGTTCGTCGGCTGGCCGATCATGCGGTGGCTGACCAAAAACGACATGGTGTGA
- a CDS encoding cupin domain-containing protein has translation MTSIAAPTFLVTSGFWQKLPQMSLEKYPATEGFIDDVYVNPGGVPMSSGYFELRHTDAPLDYYYDYDEMKVVLEGEFRLENPDTGQVQIAKEKDAIFFPKGSRILFSTPSRALAFYVGYRSFAP, from the coding sequence ATGACGAGTATCGCCGCCCCGACGTTCCTGGTGACATCCGGCTTCTGGCAGAAGCTTCCGCAGATGTCACTCGAAAAGTACCCTGCCACAGAAGGATTCATCGACGATGTGTACGTCAACCCGGGCGGGGTGCCGATGTCGTCGGGCTACTTCGAACTTCGCCACACCGACGCACCGCTGGACTACTACTACGACTACGACGAGATGAAGGTCGTCCTCGAAGGCGAGTTCCGGCTGGAGAATCCGGACACCGGACAGGTGCAGATCGCCAAGGAGAAGGACGCGATCTTCTTCCCGAAGGGTTCCCGCATCCTGTTCTCGACCCCGTCCCGGGCCCTGGCGTTCTACGTCGGCTACCGCTCTTTCGCGCCCTGA
- the recB gene encoding exodeoxyribonuclease V subunit beta — protein MEPFDLLGPLPAERSTTVLEASAGTGKTFALAGLVTRYVAEGVATLDQMLLITFGRAASQELRERVRGQILDALTAFDEPDDTGDNEIVRHLLDCPADERARRRQRLRDALAGFDAATIATTHQFCQLVLRSLGVAGDSDSGVELVESLDDVVTEIVDDLYLAHFGQDREEPLLSYDAALRLAHDVVGNAHTELRPADPAPGFDPEIRVRFATAVCAELETRKRRLGILHYDDLLSRLAAALEAPDSPARARMRHRWSIVMVDEFQDTDPVQWQVIDRAFSGHSTVILIGDPKQAIYAFRGGDIVTYLHAASTAGTQKTLGTNYRSDGPLVESLQAVMRDAQLGDPRIVVRPVAAHHREHRLKGAPHNAPFRLRVATRDQFGTRPDKVVPIDVLRRHIPADMASDIATLLASGATFCGEKLQPGQIAVIVESHRDGTACFAALAEAGIPAVYTGDSDVFASPAAEDWMCLLEAFDQPHRSGLVRAAATTMFFGETAETLATQGDALTDRIAETLRQWADFARERGVAAVFEAAQLAGMGERVLGWDDGERHMTDLAHLTQLLHDIAHREHFSLPALRDWLRTQRDERGGTVERNRRLDSDAAAVQIMTVWVSKGLQFPVVYLPFAFNRNIQSRDVVLFHDGDTRCLHIGGEQSPDFTAAQQQGRREAAGDYVRLTYVALTRAQSQVVAWWAPSSDEPNGGLSRLLRGRGPGEPAVPDACDPPRIDDADAMALLRAWSDAGGPVLEESVIAPTVDVPLPAPPDHLDIRHFHRRIDPAWRRTSYSGLIRAAEQESGVTSEPEVVELDDEAGELPLPETGPPAPETAQMPSPMASLPMGAKFGTLVHAVLETADPFAADLAAELEARIVENSLWWPVDVPPAELAAALVPMHDTPLGPLAPGLTLRDIGLRDRLRELEFEFPLAGGDLRREAPRITLADVGRLLRSHLPAGDPLAPYAERLTAGALAAQPLKGYLNGSLDAVLRVGERYLVVDYKTNWLGDPAGALTAADYAPDRLTEAMLHSDYPLQALLYCVVLHRFLRWRLPGYDAGRHIGGVLYLFVRGMCGPDTPLVDGHPAGVFSWQPPAALVEELSDLLDAGVPA, from the coding sequence ATGGAGCCGTTCGACCTGCTCGGCCCACTGCCCGCCGAGCGCAGCACCACCGTGCTGGAGGCCAGCGCGGGCACCGGCAAGACGTTCGCGCTGGCCGGCCTGGTCACCCGGTACGTCGCCGAGGGCGTCGCGACGCTGGACCAGATGCTGCTCATCACGTTCGGCCGGGCGGCGAGCCAGGAACTGCGGGAACGGGTGCGCGGCCAGATCCTGGACGCGCTCACCGCCTTCGACGAACCGGACGACACCGGCGACAACGAGATCGTCCGTCATCTTCTCGACTGCCCCGCCGACGAGCGCGCGCGTCGCAGACAGCGGCTGCGCGACGCACTGGCGGGTTTCGACGCGGCGACGATCGCGACCACCCATCAGTTCTGCCAGCTGGTGCTGCGCTCGCTGGGGGTGGCCGGCGACTCCGATTCCGGTGTCGAGCTCGTCGAGAGCCTCGACGACGTGGTCACCGAGATCGTCGACGATCTCTACCTGGCGCACTTCGGGCAGGACCGCGAGGAGCCCTTGCTGTCCTACGACGCGGCGCTGCGCCTGGCCCACGACGTGGTCGGCAACGCGCACACCGAGCTGCGTCCCGCCGACCCCGCCCCGGGGTTCGACCCTGAGATCCGGGTGCGGTTCGCGACGGCGGTCTGCGCCGAATTGGAGACGCGCAAAAGAAGACTCGGGATCCTGCACTACGACGACCTGCTCTCCCGGCTGGCCGCCGCGCTCGAAGCGCCGGACTCCCCCGCCCGGGCGCGGATGCGGCACCGGTGGTCGATCGTGATGGTCGACGAGTTCCAGGACACCGACCCGGTGCAGTGGCAGGTGATCGACCGGGCGTTCAGCGGCCACAGCACGGTGATCCTGATCGGCGACCCGAAACAGGCGATCTACGCGTTCCGCGGCGGCGACATCGTGACCTACCTGCACGCCGCGTCGACGGCGGGCACGCAGAAGACGCTGGGCACCAACTACCGCAGCGACGGCCCGCTCGTCGAGAGCCTGCAGGCGGTGATGCGCGACGCACAGCTCGGCGACCCCCGCATCGTGGTGCGCCCGGTGGCCGCGCATCACCGCGAACACCGATTAAAGGGCGCCCCGCACAACGCGCCGTTCCGGCTGCGGGTCGCCACCCGCGACCAGTTCGGCACCCGGCCCGACAAGGTCGTCCCGATCGACGTTCTGCGCCGCCACATCCCGGCGGATATGGCCTCCGACATCGCGACCCTGCTGGCGAGCGGGGCGACGTTCTGCGGCGAGAAACTGCAACCAGGGCAGATCGCGGTCATCGTGGAAAGTCATCGCGACGGCACCGCATGCTTCGCCGCGCTGGCCGAGGCCGGCATCCCCGCGGTCTACACCGGGGACTCCGACGTGTTCGCCTCCCCGGCCGCCGAGGACTGGATGTGCCTGCTCGAAGCGTTCGACCAACCGCACCGCTCGGGGCTGGTGCGGGCGGCGGCCACCACGATGTTCTTCGGCGAGACCGCCGAAACCCTTGCCACCCAGGGTGATGCGCTGACCGACCGGATCGCCGAGACGCTGCGCCAGTGGGCCGACTTCGCCAGGGAGCGCGGGGTGGCCGCGGTGTTCGAGGCCGCGCAGCTGGCGGGCATGGGCGAGCGGGTGCTCGGCTGGGACGACGGCGAACGGCACATGACCGACCTCGCGCACCTGACCCAGCTGCTGCACGACATCGCGCACCGCGAGCATTTCAGCCTGCCCGCGCTGCGCGACTGGCTGCGCACCCAGCGCGACGAACGCGGCGGCACCGTCGAACGCAACCGCCGTCTCGACAGCGACGCGGCCGCGGTGCAGATCATGACAGTGTGGGTCAGCAAGGGCCTGCAGTTTCCGGTGGTCTACCTGCCGTTCGCGTTCAACCGCAACATCCAGAGCCGCGACGTGGTGCTGTTCCACGACGGCGACACCCGCTGCCTGCACATCGGCGGCGAGCAGAGCCCGGACTTCACCGCGGCCCAGCAGCAGGGCAGGCGTGAGGCGGCCGGCGACTACGTCCGGCTCACCTACGTCGCACTGACCCGCGCCCAATCCCAGGTGGTGGCGTGGTGGGCGCCGTCGTCCGACGAGCCCAACGGCGGCCTGTCGCGGCTGCTGCGCGGCCGCGGCCCCGGTGAGCCGGCGGTCCCCGATGCCTGCGATCCGCCCCGCATCGACGATGCGGACGCGATGGCGCTGCTGCGTGCGTGGTCCGACGCCGGCGGCCCGGTGCTCGAGGAGTCGGTCATCGCGCCGACGGTCGACGTGCCACTGCCCGCCCCGCCGGACCACCTCGACATCCGCCACTTCCACCGCCGCATCGACCCGGCGTGGCGGCGCACCTCCTACTCCGGTTTGATCCGCGCCGCCGAACAGGAGTCCGGCGTGACCAGCGAACCCGAGGTGGTCGAACTCGACGACGAGGCGGGCGAGCTGCCGCTGCCCGAAACCGGCCCGCCCGCACCGGAAACCGCGCAGATGCCGTCACCGATGGCCTCGCTGCCGATGGGCGCGAAGTTCGGCACCCTGGTGCACGCGGTCCTGGAGACCGCCGACCCGTTCGCCGCCGACCTGGCCGCCGAACTGGAAGCCAGGATCGTCGAGAACTCGCTGTGGTGGCCCGTCGACGTTCCGCCCGCCGAGCTGGCCGCGGCGCTGGTGCCGATGCACGACACCCCGCTCGGGCCGCTGGCGCCCGGGCTCACGCTGCGCGACATCGGTCTGCGAGACCGGCTGCGCGAGTTGGAGTTCGAGTTCCCGCTGGCCGGCGGCGACCTACGCCGGGAGGCCCCGCGGATCACGCTGGCCGACGTCGGGCGGCTGTTGCGCAGTCACCTGCCCGCCGGGGACCCGCTGGCCCCGTACGCCGAGCGGCTGACCGCGGGCGCGCTGGCGGCGCAACCACTGAAGGGTTACCTGAACGGGTCGCTGGATGCGGTGCTGCGCGTCGGAGAGCGCTACCTGGTCGTCGACTACAAGACCAACTGGCTCGGCGACCCGGCCGGCGCGCTGACCGCCGCCGACTACGCCCCGGACCGGCTGACCGAGGCGATGCTGCACTCCGACTACCCGCTGCAGGCATTGCTGTATTGCGTGGTGCTGCACCGGTTCCTGCGCTGGCGCCTGCCGGGGTACGACGCGGGGCGGCACATCGGCGGGGTGCTGTATCTGTTCGTGCGCGGAATGTGCGGGCCCGACACCCCGCTCGTCGACGGGCATCCGGCCGGCGTGTTCAGCTGGCAGCCGCCCGCCGCATTGGTCGAGGAGCTGTCGGATCTGCTGGACGCGGGGGTGCCCGCATGA